The Moraxella haemolytica genome window below encodes:
- the pcaD gene encoding 3-oxoadipate enol-lactonase — protein sequence MPIFTNNEVSLNYQTFGDKTKPVLIFSNSLGTNQNMWQAQIDALQTDFFIVCYDTRGHGDSSTPEGSYTIAQLGQDVVDLLDYLDIRQANFCGISMGGLTGIWLAIHHPSYFNKIIVSNTAAKIGNQTAWQERADSVRANGLQGIADTAPSRWFTDTFIKNNPENVKHLSQNLAKGDKDGYANCCEALAIADLRDDLKDSQVPMLVITGSADPVTTVADGEFIVEHAPNAKLTIIEASHIANVEKAEVFNQTIKSFLN from the coding sequence ATGCCAATTTTTACCAATAATGAAGTCAGTTTAAATTACCAAACTTTTGGTGATAAGACAAAACCGGTCTTGATTTTTTCCAATTCATTGGGAACAAATCAAAACATGTGGCAAGCCCAAATTGACGCTCTACAAACAGACTTTTTTATTGTCTGTTATGACACACGTGGACATGGCGACAGCTCCACACCAGAGGGGAGCTACACCATAGCACAACTTGGGCAAGATGTGGTGGATTTGTTGGATTATCTTGACATTAGACAGGCGAATTTTTGTGGTATTTCTATGGGTGGTTTGACGGGTATCTGGCTTGCCATTCATCACCCAAGCTACTTTAATAAGATCATCGTCTCAAATACCGCCGCCAAAATTGGCAACCAAACCGCTTGGCAAGAACGAGCAGACAGCGTACGTGCTAATGGCTTGCAAGGCATTGCTGATACCGCCCCCAGCCGATGGTTTACTGATACTTTTATCAAAAACAACCCTGAGAATGTCAAACATCTTAGCCAAAACCTTGCCAAAGGCGACAAAGATGGTTATGCCAACTGTTGTGAAGCATTGGCGATTGCCGATTTGCGTGATGACCTAAAAGATTCGCAAGTGCCAATGCTGGTCATTACGGGCAGTGCTGACCCTGTAACCACTGTCGCCGATGGTGAATTTATTGTGGAGCATGCCCCCAATGCCAAACTTACCATTATTGAGGCTTCGCATATTGCTAATGTTGAGAAAGCAGAGGTATTTAATCAGACTATTAAATCTTTTTTAAATTAA
- a CDS encoding IS3 family transposase: MADQAHTVHDNLLKRQFAPAAPNQVWVSDVTYIHNKAGFCYLAMVMDLYARHIIGFAMSDRPNIELTTKALAMAYTIRFQPTGVLFHSDQGTHYTSRTFADAIARCKMTHSMSRKGNCWDNAPTERFFRSFKTEWMPKHGYENIHEAKVDSASYIHGYYSQIRPTALITT; the protein is encoded by the coding sequence ATGGCTGATCAAGCACATACAGTGCATGACAACTTGCTAAAACGACAGTTTGCACCAGCTGCACCCAATCAAGTGTGGGTATCGGATGTGACGTATATTCACAACAAAGCAGGATTTTGTTATTTGGCAATGGTGATGGATTTATATGCCAGACACATCATTGGCTTTGCCATGAGTGATCGTCCAAACATTGAGCTGACCACTAAAGCATTGGCTATGGCTTATACCATACGCTTTCAACCAACTGGTGTGTTATTTCATTCAGATCAAGGAACGCATTACACCAGTCGAACCTTTGCCGATGCTATTGCCAGATGTAAGATGACACACAGTATGAGTAGAAAAGGCAATTGCTGGGATAATGCACCAACAGAACGTTTCTTTCGAAGTTTTAAAACCGAATGGATGCCAAAACATGGCTATGAGAACATTCATGAAGCAAAAGTAGATTCGGCAAGTTATATCCATGGCTATTACAGTCAAATCAGACCCACAGCTTTAATAACTACCTAA
- a CDS encoding IS3 family transposase, which yields MGQYSISKAKLCQLFGIYRSTYYAKQRIRLPTRKEIELRLWVKQAFDCSKGSAGSRSIAAMVSRAHQIKLTRYKARQLMRAQGLISRQSIKHRTIVWLIKHIQCMTTC from the coding sequence ATGGGGCAATACAGCATCAGTAAAGCAAAGCTGTGTCAGTTATTTGGTATTTACCGAAGTACTTATTATGCCAAGCAAAGAATCAGATTGCCAACACGCAAAGAGATTGAGCTACGCTTATGGGTAAAACAAGCCTTTGATTGCTCTAAAGGATCGGCAGGATCTAGAAGTATTGCTGCTATGGTCAGTCGTGCTCATCAGATTAAACTAACACGCTATAAAGCGCGTCAATTAATGAGAGCACAAGGACTCATCAGTCGCCAAAGCATCAAGCATCGCACTATCGTATGGCTGATCAAGCACATACAGTGCATGACAACTTGCTAA
- a CDS encoding peptide MFS transporter: MNENSKSSDFKTLDIAFMGHPKPLRSLFFTEMWERFSYYGIRPLLVLFMTAAIAQGGLGIDDANASSIYGIFAGSMYLMPILGGWLADNWLGQERALWWGSIIIALGHLSIGMSAFLSIQFFFLGLVLLVIGSGLFKTCISVMVGALYDKNDARRDAGFTLFYMGINLGAFLAPLITGIFKEQQMWHAGFTVGGVGMLISLAIYKLFGKKNLTEFANAKNTAASWEQPKQVRANVGKFVGVGVIALSAFIILVMMGVITLNPVLIASVMTYVIAGSVSLYFAYCFVSPVFTKPEKLRLLVCFLLVVGSTFFWSSFEQQPTSFNLFAERYTDLNAFGMKIPTVWFQSLNSLFILVFAPIVSIMWVRLAAKKIQPNSMVKFALGMFFAAAGFVLMIIASQGVVNNGGLASPWWLVGSLFLLTIGELMLSPAGLSSMTKLAPDRMQGVVMGLFFASIALGSLVASFSGGSVSADTIENLPKLFTTLTIFLVVCGVILIAVSRPVARMLKEADNNVEI, encoded by the coding sequence ATGAATGAAAATTCTAAATCAAGCGATTTTAAAACGCTTGACATCGCCTTTATGGGGCACCCAAAACCCTTGCGTTCTTTATTTTTCACTGAGATGTGGGAGCGTTTTTCTTATTATGGTATTCGTCCGCTTCTTGTATTGTTTATGACGGCGGCCATTGCACAAGGTGGCTTGGGTATTGACGATGCCAATGCGTCATCGATTTATGGTATTTTTGCTGGGTCAATGTATTTGATGCCGATTTTAGGAGGCTGGCTTGCCGATAATTGGCTTGGGCAGGAGCGAGCGTTGTGGTGGGGGAGTATCATCATTGCGTTAGGGCATTTGTCCATTGGTATGTCAGCATTTTTGTCTATTCAGTTTTTCTTTTTGGGGCTTGTGCTTTTAGTCATTGGCTCAGGATTATTTAAAACATGTATTTCAGTCATGGTTGGGGCATTATATGATAAAAATGACGCTAGGCGTGATGCAGGCTTTACACTATTTTATATGGGAATTAATTTAGGGGCGTTCTTAGCACCTTTAATTACAGGGATTTTTAAAGAGCAACAAATGTGGCACGCAGGCTTTACAGTGGGCGGTGTGGGCATGCTGATCTCTTTGGCAATTTATAAACTTTTTGGTAAAAAAAATCTCACCGAATTTGCTAACGCTAAAAATACAGCCGCCAGTTGGGAGCAGCCCAAGCAGGTGCGAGCCAATGTTGGTAAATTTGTTGGGGTTGGCGTCATTGCTTTATCAGCATTTATCATACTGGTGATGATGGGTGTGATAACGCTAAATCCTGTTTTGATTGCATCTGTTATGACCTATGTGATTGCAGGGTCGGTAAGCCTTTATTTTGCCTATTGTTTTGTGTCGCCAGTTTTTACCAAACCTGAAAAATTACGATTGCTTGTGTGCTTTTTGCTTGTGGTTGGTTCAACCTTTTTTTGGTCAAGTTTTGAGCAACAGCCAACCTCTTTTAATTTATTTGCTGAGCGTTATACTGATTTAAATGCTTTTGGCATGAAGATTCCTACTGTATGGTTTCAGTCGTTAAACTCTTTGTTTATTTTGGTATTTGCACCGATTGTGAGTATCATGTGGGTAAGACTTGCTGCCAAAAAAATCCAGCCTAACAGCATGGTTAAGTTTGCCTTAGGTATGTTTTTTGCCGCTGCAGGTTTTGTCCTAATGATTATTGCCAGTCAAGGCGTGGTGAATAACGGTGGCTTAGCATCGCCTTGGTGGCTTGTAGGTAGCTTGTTTTTATTGACAATTGGTGAGCTTATGTTAAGTCCTGCGGGACTATCTAGCATGACCAAACTTGCTCCCGACCGTATGCAGGGTGTGGTGATGGGATTATTTTTTGCATCTATTGCATTGGGCAGTCTTGTGGCATCATTCTCTGGTGGCTCGGTATCGGCAGATACGATTGAAAACTTGCCAAAACTATTCACCACACTGACCATTTTCTTAGTGGTGTGTGGCGTAATTTTAATAGCGGTGAGTCGTCCTGTAGCACGAATGTTGAAAGAAGCTGATAATAATGTAGAAATATAA
- the asd gene encoding archaetidylserine decarboxylase (Phosphatidylserine decarboxylase is synthesized as a single chain precursor. Generation of the pyruvoyl active site from a Ser is coupled to cleavage of a Gly-Ser bond between the larger (beta) and smaller (alpha chains). It is an integral membrane protein.), translating into MNLFTIAQNIVPQQTLSKVAGHLAKSDNPIIKKAFVHGFARAYGIDLAEYERGSLDDYDSFNDFFTRELKAGARLIDSTPDGIACPADGKISQIGAIKHGQLIQAKGRDYDVGQLLADFEVGKAFTDGSFATIYLAPTNYHRVHMPFDGRLVATRYVPGTLFSVNNTTALHVPDLFARNERLVCEFETKFGRAFVVLVGAMIVAGISSVATGDIKRTPYIQHRTHDIALKKGDELGRFYLGSTAIIVLPKSAHAVWGDEFIHRSVVKMGQKIGRVNSLY; encoded by the coding sequence ATGAACCTATTTACGATTGCCCAAAACATCGTCCCACAACAAACATTATCTAAAGTAGCAGGTCATCTTGCCAAAAGCGACAACCCCATCATCAAAAAAGCCTTTGTGCATGGCTTTGCCCGTGCTTATGGTATTGATTTGGCAGAATACGAGCGTGGCAGTCTTGATGATTATGATAGCTTCAACGACTTTTTTACTCGTGAATTAAAGGCAGGTGCTCGTCTCATAGACAGCACACCAGATGGCATTGCTTGCCCTGCTGACGGCAAAATCAGCCAGATTGGAGCCATCAAACATGGTCAGCTGATTCAAGCTAAGGGGCGTGATTATGATGTCGGTCAGTTATTGGCAGATTTTGAAGTAGGCAAGGCGTTTACCGATGGCTCGTTTGCCACCATTTATCTTGCCCCAACGAACTATCACCGTGTGCATATGCCTTTTGATGGTCGACTAGTCGCCACACGCTATGTGCCAGGAACACTGTTTTCGGTCAATAACACCACCGCCTTACATGTACCCGACCTATTTGCTCGCAATGAACGCTTGGTGTGTGAATTTGAGACCAAATTTGGGCGTGCATTCGTCGTGTTGGTTGGAGCGATGATTGTTGCAGGGATTAGCTCAGTAGCAACAGGCGACATCAAACGCACGCCTTATATTCAGCACCGCACACATGACATCGCCCTAAAAAAAGGCGATGAACTTGGACGATTCTACTTGGGTTCTACCGCCATCATCGTCTTACCAAAGTCTGCCCATGCCGTATGGGGCGATGAATTCATTCATAGGTCGGTCGTAAAAATGGGGCAAAAGATTGGGCGGGTGAACAGCTTATACTAG
- the dtd gene encoding D-aminoacyl-tRNA deacylase: MKALIQRVKSAHVAVDGQIIGKIDAGVLAYIGIGKEDDDETARKLIDKILTYRIFENTTEADKLGKMDKSVSDVQGGLLLVSQFTLMAKTDKGRRPDFAPAMPPSDAKALFEQLVDYTRSVYPNVQTGEFGAMMAVSSINDGPINFLLEV, encoded by the coding sequence ATGAAAGCCTTAATTCAACGAGTCAAGTCTGCTCATGTGGCGGTAGATGGTCAAATCATCGGTAAAATTGATGCTGGCGTGCTTGCCTATATCGGTATTGGCAAAGAAGATGATGATGAGACAGCACGCAAGCTCATTGATAAGATTTTGACCTATCGAATTTTTGAAAATACCACCGAAGCTGACAAATTGGGCAAAATGGATAAATCCGTATCTGATGTTCAAGGTGGTTTATTGCTGGTTTCGCAATTTACGCTGATGGCTAAGACGGATAAGGGTCGCCGTCCTGATTTTGCTCCTGCCATGCCGCCAAGTGATGCAAAAGCATTATTTGAACAATTGGTGGATTATACCAGATCGGTTTACCCTAATGTCCAAACTGGCGAATTTGGGGCAATGATGGCGGTCAGTAGCATCAATGATGGGCCAATTAACTTTTTGTTGGAAGTGTAG
- a CDS encoding D-amino acid dehydrogenase, with protein MANAHQTAKPSVTVLGAGVTGVASAWYLLEAGFDVTVIDRQSQPAMETSFANGGQISVCHATPWANPNTPIKALKWLSKPNAPLLYRLNTNAEQLRFIWRFLQECRASRADANLQQMVKLGLYSRRTLKELMANLPLDFEQRLQGIMHFYTSVSEYQSAIAPTKRMQTLGCHRTLISPNEAVALEPSLSALGSTLVGATYTDADLSANAHIFTNKLASYCQSRGVTFLYDTHIDNIALDDKHVSHITIRQGITQQTHQSDHYVICLASYGKRLLDPIGVHLPIFPAKGYSATYSVRDGTRVPQISLIDDEYKLVMSRFTTYERDVLRVAGTAEFNGYNTDLDPTRCQALTQRVQALFGDALNYDEPNYWAGLRPMTPSNVPLIGRAYLGNVWHGRTSDNLIDNLWLNTGHGTLGFTHACGSARALSHLMTGQTPPVDFAFVGHK; from the coding sequence GTGGCTAATGCCCATCAGACAGCCAAACCCAGTGTTACGGTACTCGGGGCAGGCGTTACAGGCGTTGCAAGTGCATGGTATCTGTTAGAGGCGGGTTTTGATGTTACAGTCATTGACCGTCAAAGTCAGCCTGCAATGGAGACGAGTTTTGCCAATGGAGGGCAAATTTCAGTGTGCCATGCAACTCCTTGGGCAAACCCTAACACTCCAATAAAAGCACTAAAATGGCTTAGCAAACCAAACGCACCGCTATTATATCGACTAAATACCAATGCTGAACAGCTACGCTTTATCTGGCGATTTTTGCAAGAATGTCGTGCCAGCCGTGCCGATGCCAACTTACAGCAAATGGTCAAATTGGGGCTATATTCTAGACGCACTCTAAAAGAGCTGATGGCAAACCTACCACTAGATTTTGAACAACGGTTGCAGGGCATCATGCATTTTTATACCAGTGTCAGCGAATACCAATCCGCCATCGCTCCCACCAAACGCATGCAAACACTAGGCTGTCATCGCACACTCATCTCGCCCAATGAAGCGGTCGCTCTAGAACCTTCCTTGTCCGCACTGGGCAGTACCCTTGTTGGAGCGACTTATACAGATGCCGATCTGTCTGCCAATGCCCATATTTTTACCAATAAGCTTGCCAGCTATTGTCAAAGTCGTGGCGTAACTTTTCTTTATGACACCCACATTGACAACATCGCTTTAGATGACAAACACGTCAGCCACATCACAATTCGCCAAGGCATCACCCAACAGACCCATCAAAGCGACCACTATGTTATATGTCTGGCAAGCTATGGTAAACGCCTACTTGACCCAATTGGCGTACACCTGCCCATTTTTCCTGCTAAGGGTTATTCAGCGACTTATTCGGTGCGTGATGGCACTCGAGTGCCACAGATTAGTCTAATTGATGATGAATACAAACTGGTGATGAGTCGCTTTACTACTTATGAGCGTGATGTTTTGCGTGTGGCAGGCACGGCAGAGTTTAATGGCTATAATACCGACCTTGACCCGACTCGCTGTCAGGCACTAACTCAGCGAGTACAAGCACTGTTTGGTGATGCCCTAAACTATGACGAGCCGAACTATTGGGCGGGTCTGCGTCCGATGACCCCATCAAATGTGCCACTGATTGGGCGTGCTTATTTGGGCAATGTTTGGCACGGCAGGACTTCTGATAATCTGATTGATAATCTGTGGCTAAACACAGGGCATGGCACACTTGGCTTTACCCATGCGTGCGGTTCAGCAAGGGCGTTATCGCACTTAATGACAGGGCAAACACCGCCTGTAGATTTTGCTTTTGTCGGTCATAAATAG
- a CDS encoding YgfZ/GcvT domain-containing protein, producing the protein MILIFSNFHHRRNNTMTTTHFQAITLAGQDAAKFLQGQLTVNVDTLSKAYQACAISDLKGRVRFGLWVARTSDDTFTLITGADCMEDLVAHINKYGVFSKFTTTKPIAIYPAIIDNLPTFDDNPSCADFDAWASLSIKTGNYWITTFTQGLFQPQELRLHQRGGVDYDKGCYLGQEIIARLYFKASPKVYLHRVLLTANTLDNTTNTVISGEKIGKVHIVNGIAVDGGYDCLVIGTPTDVAQAGQLLDLPKPLTGGVSRG; encoded by the coding sequence ATGATTTTAATATTTTCCAATTTTCATCATCGCAGAAATAACACCATGACAACCACACATTTTCAAGCAATCACCCTAGCAGGTCAAGATGCCGCTAAATTCCTACAAGGTCAACTGACCGTCAATGTTGATACGCTAAGCAAGGCATACCAAGCTTGTGCCATCAGCGATCTCAAGGGGAGAGTCAGGTTTGGACTGTGGGTCGCTCGCACCAGTGATGACACCTTTACGCTCATCACTGGTGCTGATTGTATGGAAGATTTGGTTGCCCATATCAACAAATACGGCGTCTTCTCCAAATTTACCACAACCAAGCCCATCGCCATTTATCCTGCCATCATAGACAATTTACCAACCTTTGATGACAATCCATCTTGCGCCGACTTTGATGCTTGGGCAAGCTTGAGCATCAAAACAGGCAACTACTGGATAACCACCTTTACCCAAGGGCTGTTTCAACCCCAAGAGCTTCGCCTGCATCAGCGCGGGGGAGTGGACTATGATAAAGGTTGCTACTTAGGACAAGAAATCATCGCTCGACTGTACTTTAAAGCCAGCCCTAAGGTATACCTACACCGTGTGCTACTAACAGCTAACACCCTAGACAACACAACAAACACAGTGATATCTGGTGAAAAAATCGGCAAAGTACACATCGTTAATGGCATTGCGGTAGATGGCGGTTACGACTGCCTAGTCATCGGTACACCAACAGATGTTGCCCAGGCAGGGCAACTGCTCGACCTGCCCAAGCCACTCACAGGTGGTGTATCTCGTGGCTAA
- a CDS encoding zinc ribbon domain-containing protein YjdM → MSLPTCPKCNEDYTYADGELLICPMCSHEWIAGELQADVPTIKDAVGNVLADGDSVTVIKDLKVKGSSTPIKVGTKVKSIRLIYDAPDDHDIDCKVDGFGAMKLKSSVVKKA, encoded by the coding sequence ATGAGCCTACCTACCTGCCCAAAATGCAATGAAGATTATACCTATGCCGATGGAGAGCTGTTGATTTGTCCAATGTGTAGCCACGAGTGGATCGCAGGGGAGTTACAAGCTGATGTACCTACCATCAAAGATGCGGTGGGTAATGTGCTTGCTGATGGCGATAGCGTAACTGTGATTAAGGATTTGAAGGTTAAAGGTTCGTCCACGCCAATTAAGGTTGGTACGAAAGTTAAATCCATTCGCCTGATTTATGATGCACCTGATGACCATGACATTGATTGTAAGGTTGATGGCTTTGGGGCGATGAAATTAAAATCATCTGTCGTAAAAAAGGCTTAA
- the hemL gene encoding glutamate-1-semialdehyde 2,1-aminomutase, whose protein sequence is MTQVTADQILFEKAKRHIPGGVNSPVRAFTGVGGTPVFISRAKGAYIYDTEDKPYIDYVGSWGPMILGHAHDSVIEAVKMAAADGLSFGAPTPFETTMADLICELIPHIELIRMVSSGTEATMSAIRLARGYTGRDKIVKFEGCYHGHSDSLLVKAGSGMLDIGEPTSKGVPADFAKHTVTLPYNDVVALKQAFAKFGGEFACVILEPIAGNMNMVIPSQEFHDALRQLCDEHGVVLIFDEVMTGFRVGLKGASHHFGITPDLTTFGKIIGAGLPVGAFGGKREIMEHIAPLGGVYQAGTLSGNPLAMRAGKAMFDELVCPNFYEELTSKTKYLLKGLQEKADKHGVVFTTCSVGGMFGMFFNDTLPKNFNDVAGADTKRFNQFFHAMLKQGVYLAPSAFEASFMSSAHTYEDLDRTIECADRAFGELASG, encoded by the coding sequence ATGACTCAAGTAACTGCCGACCAAATATTATTTGAAAAAGCCAAACGCCATATCCCAGGGGGGGTTAATTCTCCTGTTCGTGCCTTTACTGGTGTGGGGGGTACGCCTGTTTTTATCAGTCGTGCAAAAGGGGCGTATATCTATGACACCGAAGATAAGCCCTACATAGATTATGTTGGTTCATGGGGACCTATGATTTTGGGTCATGCTCATGATAGCGTCATTGAAGCGGTTAAAATGGCTGCTGCTGATGGCTTGTCGTTTGGTGCACCAACGCCGTTTGAGACGACAATGGCGGATTTGATTTGTGAGTTAATTCCGCACATTGAACTGATTCGCATGGTGTCATCTGGCACAGAAGCAACCATGAGTGCCATTCGTCTGGCTCGTGGCTATACAGGGCGAGATAAAATCGTTAAATTTGAAGGCTGTTATCATGGTCATTCTGATAGCCTGCTGGTAAAGGCTGGTTCTGGTATGCTAGATATTGGCGAACCGACATCAAAGGGTGTGCCTGCCGATTTTGCTAAGCATACCGTTACCTTGCCCTATAATGATGTAGTGGCATTAAAACAAGCCTTTGCAAAGTTTGGTGGCGAGTTTGCCTGCGTTATTTTAGAGCCGATTGCAGGCAATATGAACATGGTCATTCCATCTCAAGAGTTTCATGATGCCTTGCGTCAGCTGTGCGATGAGCATGGTGTGGTATTGATTTTTGATGAGGTTATGACAGGTTTTCGTGTGGGATTAAAAGGGGCAAGTCATCATTTTGGCATTACGCCTGATTTGACCACCTTTGGCAAAATCATCGGAGCAGGTCTGCCTGTTGGAGCATTCGGCGGAAAGCGTGAGATTATGGAACATATCGCCCCTTTGGGTGGAGTATATCAAGCAGGTACGCTCTCTGGAAACCCACTTGCCATGCGTGCAGGCAAGGCGATGTTTGATGAGCTTGTTTGCCCAAACTTCTATGAAGAACTGACCTCTAAAACCAAGTATCTACTAAAGGGCTTGCAAGAAAAAGCAGACAAACATGGCGTTGTCTTTACTACTTGTTCGGTAGGCGGTATGTTTGGTATGTTCTTTAATGATACCTTGCCAAAGAATTTTAACGATGTGGCAGGTGCAGATACCAAGCGGTTTAATCAGTTTTTTCACGCCATGCTCAAGCAGGGTGTGTATCTTGCTCCATCTGCTTTTGAGGCGTCGTTCATGTCATCTGCTCATACTTATGAGGATTTAGACCGAACCATTGAATGTGCTGACAGGGCGTTTGGTGAATTGGCATCAGGTTAA